GCGCCTTCTGCGGTGTCAGAAAGACAATTAAAAGAATTAAAGATTAAATTAGATCTTTAAGGAGGAATAAAATGTTTAATGTAGCAATTGATGGTCCTGCGGGTTCTGGAAAAAGCACAATAGCAAAGGAAATAGCAAGAATATTTAAATTATATTATTTGGATAGTGGAGCTTTATATAGAGCTTTTGGATATTTTTTAAAGAAAAAAGGTATTGATCTTAACAATGATGAAGATATATATAGTGCATTAAAAGAATTTGACATAAAAATAATAAATGGAGATTATTATCTTTTTGATGAAAAGTTAGATTTTCAAATTAGAACATCTGAAATAGGAAAGGCTGCTTCTATAGTAGCAAAAAGACCACTAGTTAGGGAAAAAGTAAATGAAATTTTGAGGAATATATCTAAAAATCACGGTGTTGTAATAGATGGTAGGGATATAGGAACAGTAGTTTTACCAA
This window of the Marinitoga sp. 38H-ov genome carries:
- the cmk gene encoding (d)CMP kinase gives rise to the protein MFNVAIDGPAGSGKSTIAKEIARIFKLYYLDSGALYRAFGYFLKKKGIDLNNDEDIYSALKEFDIKIINGDYYLFDEKLDFQIRTSEIGKAASIVAKRPLVREKVNEILRNISKNHGVVIDGRDIGTVVLPNAEVKIFLTASIEERAKRRYKELLEKGENVEYKSIYEDIKKRDEADSTREIAPLKPASDSIIVDTTGKDIETVVNEIKNIIIRKINLE